A genomic region of Leptospira mtsangambouensis contains the following coding sequences:
- a CDS encoding M20 metallopeptidase family protein, whose translation MKVYPSHRKEEMVRYRRTFHQFPELKYEERETASFVKAHLESLGFQVESGIAETGLVALFDSGIPGKTILVRADMDALPIHEENHHDYKSKNPGKMHACGHDGHTSILMALSSELKASFSEFVPKGRVLLCFQPAEEGGSGADKMIASGILDRYKVDSVFALHVWNHIDLGKVGVVNGTMMASVDEFKITVKGTSGHGAIPQHTVDPIVVGSHLVTALQTLVSRNVDPLEPCVVTVGSFHSGNAFNVIPETAILHGTVRTYSKSVYEMIPKRMESLVNQVATGFGATVDFEYNRIDKPTINDPAMADIVRTAAKNVLGQDCLTEENTRTMGGEDFSAFLMEKPGCYFFIGSRNEAKGFIHSHHSSFFDFDEDALPIGLSVMKEVIKTYLLNSF comes from the coding sequence CCTTCCATCAGTTTCCCGAACTCAAATATGAGGAAAGGGAAACTGCCTCTTTTGTGAAAGCCCATTTAGAATCTTTGGGTTTTCAAGTGGAATCAGGGATCGCAGAAACTGGACTTGTTGCTTTATTTGATTCTGGAATTCCAGGAAAAACAATCCTCGTCCGAGCCGATATGGATGCCCTCCCGATCCATGAAGAAAATCACCACGATTACAAAAGTAAAAACCCAGGTAAGATGCATGCTTGTGGACATGATGGGCATACAAGCATCCTTATGGCCCTCTCTTCTGAATTAAAAGCCTCTTTTTCAGAATTTGTTCCCAAAGGTCGAGTTCTCCTCTGTTTCCAACCAGCGGAAGAAGGTGGATCAGGGGCGGACAAAATGATCGCATCCGGAATTTTGGACCGGTACAAAGTAGATTCCGTTTTTGCTCTCCATGTCTGGAATCATATTGATCTAGGAAAAGTGGGGGTGGTCAACGGTACCATGATGGCTTCTGTTGATGAATTTAAAATTACAGTCAAAGGAACCTCTGGCCATGGGGCAATCCCACAACACACAGTGGATCCGATTGTAGTAGGTTCTCACTTGGTGACCGCTTTACAAACATTAGTTTCCAGAAATGTAGATCCATTGGAACCCTGTGTGGTGACCGTGGGATCTTTCCATTCTGGAAATGCCTTCAATGTGATCCCTGAAACAGCAATCCTTCACGGAACGGTTCGTACCTATTCCAAATCCGTATACGAAATGATTCCCAAACGAATGGAATCTCTTGTGAATCAAGTAGCAACTGGCTTTGGGGCCACAGTTGATTTTGAATACAACCGAATTGACAAACCAACCATCAATGATCCGGCAATGGCTGATATCGTTCGAACTGCCGCAAAGAATGTTCTGGGCCAGGATTGCCTCACAGAAGAAAATACAAGGACCATGGGAGGGGAAGACTTTTCGGCTTTCCTTATGGAAAAACCAGGTTGTTATTTTTTTATTGGATCTCGGAACGAGGCAAAAGGATTTATCCACTCCCACCATAGTTCTTTTTTTGATTTTGACGAAGATGCCCTTCCCATTGGCCTTTCCGTAATGAAAGAAGTCATCAAAACCTATCTTTTAAATTCATTTTAA
- a CDS encoding enoyl-CoA hydratase/isomerase family protein encodes MISFEQIDGIGFIRLGINDKNSFSNESFLELKKSIQTAKESNSKAIVLKSDSPGSFSLGLDLTTVSTMDLSKDLAPFLNLFYDNLKGLFTLPVPTIAEISGHALGYGAMLALVCDYRYATEDIRFGLPEVKIGIQVPSFIYALLGEAVGYDAAKRHVLLGDAFKAKEMPSLFEEIVGTEEDVKKKSKSLQTKLKKNSLSAMKDTKLGILNVQKNILSLIETDIQATIQSIQSKDAQEGISASVQVRRPVFTS; translated from the coding sequence ATGATCTCATTCGAACAAATAGACGGAATCGGATTTATCCGATTGGGCATTAACGACAAGAACAGTTTTTCTAACGAATCGTTTTTGGAATTGAAAAAATCAATTCAAACTGCTAAGGAATCAAATTCCAAAGCCATTGTATTAAAAAGTGATTCTCCTGGGTCTTTTTCTCTAGGACTTGATCTTACCACTGTCAGCACAATGGATCTTTCCAAAGATTTAGCTCCCTTTTTAAATTTGTTCTATGACAACTTAAAAGGTTTGTTTACCCTTCCCGTTCCAACAATCGCAGAAATTTCTGGCCATGCTTTAGGATACGGAGCAATGCTTGCTCTTGTTTGTGACTATCGTTATGCAACAGAAGACATTCGATTTGGTTTGCCTGAGGTAAAAATTGGAATTCAAGTTCCGTCATTTATCTATGCCCTACTAGGAGAAGCAGTTGGATATGATGCCGCAAAAAGACATGTATTATTAGGTGATGCATTTAAAGCCAAAGAAATGCCAAGTTTGTTTGAAGAAATTGTTGGAACAGAGGAAGACGTAAAGAAAAAGTCAAAATCTCTTCAAACCAAACTAAAGAAAAATTCCCTGTCAGCAATGAAAGATACAAAATTAGGAATTTTGAATGTACAAAAAAACATTTTATCGTTAATTGAAACGGACATCCAAGCAACCATCCAAAGTATCCAATCTAAAGATGCGCAAGAAGGAATTTCTGCTTCCGTTCAAGTCAGAAGACCTGTCTTTACTTCCTAA
- a CDS encoding MarR family winged helix-turn-helix transcriptional regulator, giving the protein MSRELPKRFRSVRYFDRISSEIADIVRSEMEKLGYPGLTTSHFEILTFLLRSTVPINMTQIAKTIEKTKPTCTVLVNRLVKEGLVERNPSPNDGREWALLLSKDGKKIRKKIVTISAKLLSLQTWGISKENENILYPILEEIYKHIRNKREN; this is encoded by the coding sequence ATGAGTAGAGAACTTCCCAAACGATTTCGATCCGTTCGCTATTTTGATCGTATCAGCTCGGAAATTGCAGACATTGTTCGCAGTGAGATGGAAAAGTTGGGTTATCCCGGTCTTACTACATCTCATTTTGAAATTTTAACCTTTCTCTTACGTAGCACTGTTCCCATCAATATGACACAAATTGCCAAAACCATCGAGAAGACGAAGCCCACTTGTACAGTTCTTGTCAACAGATTGGTCAAAGAGGGCCTTGTGGAAAGAAATCCATCTCCAAATGATGGAAGGGAATGGGCCTTACTTTTATCGAAGGATGGGAAAAAAATACGAAAGAAAATTGTGACTATTTCCGCAAAACTTCTTTCGTTACAAACTTGGGGAATCTCAAAAGAAAACGAGAATATTTTGTATCCTATCCTCGAAGAAATTTATAAACACATTCGAAATAAAAGAGAAAATTAA
- a CDS encoding aminopeptidase P N-terminal domain-containing protein: MKLPNKKTREYNSKLYRSRITNIQKKLKKGEIFLLFAANHKIRNRDVEYKFRQNSDFYYLTGITEEDSILVITHDVSGMFCLPKDKEKEIWTGIRLGKEKIKSMLGLDFSYDLSEWEKEKSAILIGHHTLYYFFGENPDRDRELISECRNLSERAREGKFGPHRIEHPHFLHEERLTKSKEEIAILKNAADVTKHGHMRIMRESKPGMYEYELEALLDQEYLKYGSIGGGYGHIVAAGKNACILHYVSNDDLLKEGDLVLVDSGAEWNYYTADVTRVFPVGKKFTEAQKTIYEIVLYAQKNAILNSISGTPFNEVHEKTVRFLSDCLREMRFLKGSLEEIIEKGTYRKFYMHRTGHYLGMDVHDVGRYFLDGKSRPLKDGQVVTVEPGLYFDPTDETIPKEFRGIGIRIEDDIVIHGKTPINLTESIPKEISEIESLKS, from the coding sequence ATGAAATTACCAAATAAAAAAACAAGAGAATACAACTCTAAGTTATATCGTAGTCGGATCACAAACATTCAGAAAAAGCTAAAAAAAGGGGAAATCTTTTTACTTTTTGCAGCAAACCATAAAATTAGAAACCGGGATGTAGAGTATAAGTTTCGCCAAAATTCCGATTTTTATTACCTAACAGGGATTACAGAAGAAGACTCTATCCTTGTGATCACTCATGATGTTTCAGGGATGTTCTGTTTACCCAAAGACAAAGAAAAAGAAATATGGACGGGGATTCGACTTGGAAAAGAAAAAATCAAATCCATGTTAGGTTTGGATTTTTCTTATGATTTAAGTGAATGGGAAAAAGAAAAATCTGCTATCCTGATTGGGCATCATACCTTATACTATTTTTTTGGAGAAAACCCAGACCGTGACCGGGAACTGATTTCCGAATGTAGAAATCTATCGGAAAGGGCAAGGGAAGGGAAATTTGGTCCGCATAGGATAGAACATCCACATTTTCTACATGAAGAAAGGCTGACAAAATCCAAGGAAGAAATCGCAATCTTAAAAAATGCAGCTGATGTCACAAAACATGGCCATATGCGCATTATGCGAGAGAGTAAACCAGGGATGTATGAATATGAATTGGAAGCTCTCCTTGATCAAGAGTATTTAAAATATGGGTCAATCGGTGGGGGATATGGCCATATTGTTGCCGCTGGAAAAAATGCCTGTATCCTTCATTACGTTAGTAATGACGATCTTCTCAAAGAAGGAGATTTGGTCCTTGTCGATTCGGGTGCTGAATGGAACTATTATACAGCTGATGTCACACGTGTGTTTCCTGTCGGAAAAAAATTCACTGAAGCTCAAAAAACAATCTATGAAATTGTATTGTATGCTCAGAAAAATGCGATTCTTAATTCTATCTCCGGTACTCCTTTTAATGAAGTACATGAAAAAACAGTACGTTTCCTCAGTGATTGTCTAAGAGAAATGAGATTTTTAAAAGGGAGTTTAGAAGAGATCATCGAGAAGGGAACCTATCGAAAATTTTACATGCACCGGACTGGCCATTATTTGGGAATGGATGTGCACGATGTGGGAAGATACTTTTTAGATGGAAAATCTAGACCATTGAAAGATGGTCAGGTAGTGACTGTGGAACCTGGACTATACTTTGATCCAACGGATGAAACCATCCCAAAAGAATTTCGAGGGATAGGAATTCGAATCGAAGATGATATTGTCATCCATGGTAAAACTCCCATCAATTTAACCGAATCCATTCCGAAAGAAATTTCAGAAATTGAATCTTTAAAGAGCTAA
- the waaF gene encoding lipopolysaccharide heptosyltransferase II produces MPEKILIIQTAFLGDLILSTSFFHAVKTEHPGAEIHVLVNAGTESVLENNPDLTKVWSLDKKRIKKNPFAFLHFAGLLKKENFNKVYSAHFSFRSSLLSYLTRAPIRIGYKESGFSFLHTKTVQRPKQGPHEVEKLFSLLFEEYDYPTGRERRPYLFPGKQEEDSFLTKKKEILNHEDGYILIAPSSLWETKRMPEEKFVSVITQILRKRKETVILIGSKADLEIENTIARLMKTEPLELKERDRLLSLVGKTNLKELMVWIRNASAIISNDSSPIHFASAFNTPTVMLYGATIPAFGYGSLSDKHKIMEVQGLNCRPCGIHGGRICPEGHFRCMMDQNPVRIFEALEEVITHEITK; encoded by the coding sequence ATGCCAGAAAAAATACTCATCATCCAAACCGCTTTTTTAGGTGACCTGATCCTATCCACTTCGTTTTTCCATGCGGTAAAAACGGAACATCCAGGAGCAGAAATCCATGTGCTCGTGAATGCGGGTACAGAATCTGTTTTGGAAAACAATCCAGATTTAACAAAGGTTTGGTCACTTGATAAAAAACGAATCAAAAAGAATCCGTTTGCGTTTTTGCATTTCGCTGGATTATTAAAAAAAGAAAACTTTAACAAGGTATATTCGGCGCATTTTTCTTTTCGTTCGAGTTTGTTATCATACCTTACAAGGGCTCCGATTCGTATTGGTTATAAAGAATCCGGCTTTTCTTTTTTACATACAAAGACGGTGCAAAGACCCAAACAAGGTCCACATGAAGTAGAAAAACTTTTTTCCTTATTATTTGAGGAATATGATTATCCTACTGGAAGAGAAAGACGACCCTATTTATTCCCAGGAAAACAAGAGGAAGATTCTTTTTTAACAAAGAAAAAAGAAATTTTAAACCATGAAGATGGATACATTCTAATAGCTCCTTCTTCTCTTTGGGAAACCAAACGAATGCCCGAAGAAAAATTTGTGAGTGTCATCACACAAATCCTTCGCAAACGAAAAGAAACGGTTATCTTAATTGGAAGCAAAGCAGATTTAGAAATTGAAAATACAATTGCACGGTTGATGAAAACAGAACCTTTAGAATTAAAAGAAAGGGATCGTTTGCTTTCTCTGGTGGGTAAAACTAACCTAAAAGAACTAATGGTTTGGATTCGGAATGCCAGTGCGATTATTTCCAACGACTCCAGCCCCATTCATTTTGCCTCTGCTTTTAATACTCCTACGGTTATGTTATATGGTGCGACCATCCCTGCATTTGGATATGGAAGCCTTTCTGATAAACATAAAATTATGGAAGTACAAGGTCTAAATTGTAGGCCTTGCGGGATTCACGGTGGACGAATTTGTCCAGAGGGACATTTTCGTTGTATGATGGACCAAAATCCTGTACGTATTTTCGAGGCCTTAGAGGAAGTCATCACTCATGAAATTACCAAATAA
- a CDS encoding thiolase family protein: MKKVYIHNPSLSVFGKHKGSQLDLSFATAKQSVHEFQSHKIQFIIYASFSPDSYNHEYHLSAKLPGLLGVRDVYSIRMETASSSGAAAFQLGVNLILSGRFDHGLVVATELMSQLNREESNLLLGSVLSDAQKSLGMSMAQGGAMITRKYLNDYGYKEEDLFAISKKLHDNGLLNPKAHIKKNLTQEEYQNQTKIASPLGLYDISPLSDGSAALILSKDPSSISVKGMGSGTAPFLSSADPSFLANRIAFEKAYAEAGVGPSEIDFAELHDAFTPFELVGAEDAGFFKRGEALFQVKAGLTHPMGKIPINSSGGLKSRGHPVGASGLAQIVELCRFFEEWPEKRLAIAQSIGGLATNNFVSILERD, encoded by the coding sequence ATGAAGAAAGTTTACATTCACAATCCATCATTGAGTGTATTCGGAAAACACAAAGGATCACAACTTGATTTATCCTTTGCGACCGCAAAACAATCTGTACATGAGTTTCAATCTCACAAAATTCAGTTCATCATCTACGCTAGTTTTTCACCTGATTCCTACAATCACGAATACCATTTATCTGCAAAACTCCCTGGCTTACTGGGAGTTCGAGATGTTTATTCCATAAGAATGGAAACTGCTTCTTCTTCAGGAGCAGCCGCTTTCCAATTGGGGGTGAATTTAATTCTTAGTGGAAGGTTTGATCATGGACTTGTTGTGGCAACGGAACTGATGAGCCAACTCAACCGTGAAGAGAGTAATCTTTTGTTAGGTTCTGTTCTTTCTGATGCGCAAAAGTCTCTCGGAATGTCAATGGCACAAGGTGGTGCCATGATCACTCGTAAGTATTTAAATGATTATGGATACAAAGAAGAAGACCTTTTTGCCATCTCAAAGAAATTACATGACAACGGACTCTTGAATCCCAAAGCACATATCAAAAAGAATTTAACCCAGGAAGAATACCAAAACCAAACTAAGATTGCAAGTCCCTTGGGATTGTATGATATCTCACCACTTTCTGATGGGTCGGCTGCCCTTATCCTTTCCAAAGATCCAAGTTCTATTTCTGTCAAAGGGATGGGATCGGGAACCGCACCTTTTCTTTCGTCAGCGGATCCAAGTTTTTTGGCCAATCGCATTGCCTTTGAAAAGGCTTATGCTGAAGCTGGTGTGGGACCAAGTGAGATTGATTTTGCTGAATTACACGATGCGTTTACTCCTTTTGAACTCGTTGGTGCCGAAGATGCAGGTTTTTTCAAACGAGGAGAGGCTTTATTCCAGGTAAAAGCAGGCCTTACCCATCCTATGGGCAAAATTCCTATCAATTCTTCTGGTGGACTCAAATCCCGGGGCCATCCAGTGGGTGCCTCAGGCCTTGCACAAATTGTCGAACTTTGCCGGTTCTTTGAGGAATGGCCGGAAAAGCGGTTGGCAATAGCACAAAGTATAGGTGGACTTGCAACAAACAACTTTGTGTCTATACTAGAAAGAGACTGA
- the bfr gene encoding bacterioferritin, whose product MKGKKEVIDILAEVLAAELTAINQYFIHAKVCKNWGYLELAEYLRKESIEEMKHADEIIERILFFDGTPDLQKYLKINVGQTVPEMLDHDLQLEYNAVERLNRGIDICVAAKDNGTRELLEKILVSEEEHIDWIETQKSIIDSISIQNYLAQKLGDSE is encoded by the coding sequence ATGAAGGGAAAAAAAGAAGTAATCGACATTTTAGCGGAAGTTCTAGCTGCAGAACTCACAGCCATCAATCAGTATTTTATTCATGCAAAAGTCTGTAAAAACTGGGGGTATTTGGAACTTGCAGAATACCTCAGAAAAGAGTCCATTGAAGAGATGAAACATGCAGACGAAATCATTGAAAGGATTCTCTTTTTCGATGGAACTCCTGACTTGCAAAAGTATTTAAAAATCAACGTAGGCCAAACGGTTCCTGAGATGTTGGACCATGACTTACAGTTAGAATACAATGCAGTAGAAAGACTCAACCGCGGCATTGATATCTGCGTAGCAGCCAAAGACAATGGAACAAGAGAACTTTTGGAAAAAATCCTTGTTTCTGAAGAAGAACATATTGATTGGATTGAAACACAAAAATCCATTATCGATTCGATTAGCATCCAAAACTACTTGGCTCAAAAATTAGGAGACTCGGAATAA
- a CDS encoding THUMP domain-containing class I SAM-dependent RNA methyltransferase: MCGEGLSPLLETEIKSHHLKITSSNRGGVFFAGKKEDVIQFAIHTKFASRINLQLLHENAETYDEFYAKVSELPWEKYIGPEVSFRIDAETKDKLKNSEFTMHRTKDAVLDRLRSKKVPLPEIEKRMADITIVVRSHTDKFSIEISFSGDPVGRRGYRLFAGNAPVREPIAQAMLEVSGWKEGNTLVDPMCGSGTILIEAALRERLYGEINRFLFAESPVFQILFPTYVFNERKREKPNSPHLFGFDIDPEAVRIAKENAYEAGVEDFVQFEVGNCLDLKNQFGKEGHVVTNPPYGERIGKPMEDLKEMYFQFGKVIKNEFGGWKFTVLSGDFSLLGKFGLKENTHLSLKHANLKAKIVDYEIRGGK, translated from the coding sequence ATTTGCGGAGAAGGACTTTCTCCGCTTTTGGAAACCGAAATAAAATCCCACCATCTTAAAATTACCAGTTCCAACCGGGGTGGAGTTTTTTTTGCCGGAAAAAAAGAAGATGTCATTCAGTTTGCCATTCATACCAAGTTTGCGTCAAGAATCAACTTGCAGTTGTTACATGAAAATGCAGAAACGTACGACGAATTTTATGCTAAAGTGAGTGAACTTCCTTGGGAAAAATACATTGGACCCGAGGTTAGTTTTCGAATTGATGCAGAGACCAAAGATAAATTAAAAAATTCTGAATTCACCATGCATCGAACCAAGGATGCAGTTCTCGATCGTTTGCGGAGTAAAAAGGTCCCTCTCCCGGAAATTGAAAAACGAATGGCGGACATCACCATTGTTGTGAGATCTCATACAGATAAGTTTAGCATTGAAATTTCTTTTTCGGGAGATCCCGTGGGAAGACGTGGATACAGACTTTTTGCAGGGAATGCACCTGTGAGAGAACCCATTGCCCAAGCCATGCTCGAGGTATCCGGATGGAAAGAAGGAAACACATTGGTTGATCCCATGTGCGGATCGGGAACCATCCTTATCGAAGCGGCTCTCCGCGAACGGCTGTATGGCGAAATTAATCGTTTCCTGTTTGCAGAATCTCCTGTTTTTCAAATCTTATTTCCCACGTATGTATTCAATGAAAGGAAAAGAGAAAAACCAAATTCCCCACATCTTTTTGGATTTGATATCGATCCCGAAGCAGTTCGGATCGCCAAAGAAAATGCATACGAAGCTGGGGTGGAAGACTTTGTACAATTTGAAGTGGGAAATTGTTTAGATCTCAAAAACCAATTTGGAAAGGAGGGCCATGTAGTAACAAACCCTCCGTATGGGGAACGAATTGGAAAACCAATGGAAGATTTAAAAGAGATGTACTTTCAATTTGGAAAAGTCATCAAAAATGAATTTGGTGGATGGAAGTTTACCGTTCTTTCGGGAGATTTTTCTCTCCTTGGAAAATTTGGACTCAAAGAAAATACTCATTTGAGTTTGAAACACGCAAACCTCAAAGCAAAGATTGTTGATTATGAAATCAGAGGGGGGAAATGA
- a CDS encoding acetylglutamate kinase, giving the protein MNSKDVLSRVFEITRDPRDGLLFLKEFQSLSPESFAILYADSETIFDSSEALFSDLKLLYQLDLFPFVILEVDSFQYLKVFFPLEQSNSEGERSLGFSYQVVDRNNPLKEEVTKSISQKKIPILLWDDESEKLSALIDRCRSILHSSKVIYVSIDGPLRDPNTNKVKSILQSDSHLSLPEGMTLSRSQEEFIQLSEDLLSKIEDPKFSIVLTSPFTLLTELFTVKGSGTLVKRKNKIRVCHSTEDVDMNRVFQLIEESFGKPLKPEFYKTKFDVLFLEESYRACAWMQKTENGYLLSKFAVNGVARGAGVGRDIWDQILEHCKPLFWRSKPDNNINKWYMSVAQGIEKDESWYYYWLGLGQSLIPDTIQILKSQPEDFFPK; this is encoded by the coding sequence ATGAATTCCAAAGACGTACTCAGTCGGGTCTTTGAAATCACAAGAGATCCTAGAGATGGACTACTTTTCTTAAAGGAATTCCAATCTTTATCGCCTGAATCATTTGCAATTCTTTATGCCGATTCGGAAACAATATTTGATAGTTCCGAAGCCTTGTTTTCAGATCTAAAACTTCTGTATCAATTGGATCTTTTTCCCTTTGTGATTTTGGAAGTAGATAGTTTCCAATACTTAAAAGTTTTTTTCCCACTCGAACAATCAAATTCCGAGGGAGAAAGAAGTCTTGGTTTTTCATACCAAGTTGTGGATCGTAACAATCCACTAAAAGAGGAAGTTACCAAAAGTATCAGTCAGAAAAAAATTCCAATTTTACTTTGGGATGATGAATCAGAAAAACTTTCTGCACTCATCGATCGTTGTCGTTCCATCCTCCATTCTTCCAAAGTCATTTATGTTTCGATCGATGGTCCACTACGAGATCCAAATACAAATAAGGTAAAATCTATTTTACAAAGTGATTCTCATTTGTCTCTCCCGGAAGGGATGACTCTATCTCGGTCACAGGAGGAATTCATCCAACTTTCTGAAGACCTATTGTCAAAAATAGAAGACCCAAAATTTAGTATTGTCCTTACCTCACCCTTTACGTTACTGACTGAACTTTTTACGGTCAAAGGTAGCGGAACTCTTGTTAAGCGAAAAAATAAAATCAGGGTTTGTCATTCCACTGAGGATGTGGATATGAATAGAGTTTTCCAACTGATTGAAGAATCTTTTGGAAAACCATTAAAACCAGAGTTTTATAAAACTAAATTTGATGTTCTATTTTTAGAAGAATCTTATAGGGCCTGTGCTTGGATGCAAAAGACAGAAAATGGATATTTACTTTCTAAATTTGCTGTGAATGGGGTGGCAAGAGGTGCGGGTGTGGGTCGCGATATTTGGGACCAAATTTTAGAACATTGCAAACCGCTTTTTTGGCGAAGCAAACCTGACAATAATATCAACAAGTGGTATATGTCTGTCGCACAAGGAATTGAAAAGGATGAAAGTTGGTATTATTATTGGTTGGGACTTGGCCAATCACTCATTCCAGATACGATCCAAATCTTAAAATCACAACCTGAAGATTTTTTTCCAAAGTAA
- a CDS encoding DCC1-like thiol-disulfide oxidoreductase family protein, giving the protein MLSKNSVLVYDGNCGFCTRLAKIIREKTKDQVAIISFHKLTDTELKSIHKELNKTLCAGEVQLIESGIRYPGFFAVRQLSWKMDKYKYFSILLYLPLVPFFGMGVMFFLKRFRTKLS; this is encoded by the coding sequence ATGTTATCTAAGAATTCAGTTTTAGTGTATGATGGGAATTGTGGGTTTTGTACCCGCCTGGCAAAAATCATTCGAGAAAAAACGAAGGATCAGGTGGCAATTATTTCTTTTCATAAGCTCACAGATACTGAACTAAAATCCATTCACAAAGAACTAAACAAAACTTTGTGTGCGGGAGAAGTTCAACTCATTGAATCAGGGATACGTTATCCTGGATTTTTTGCAGTCAGACAACTAAGTTGGAAAATGGACAAATACAAATACTTCAGTATCCTTTTGTATTTGCCCCTGGTCCCCTTTTTCGGAATGGGAGTTATGTTTTTTTTGAAACGATTTCGAACTAAACTTTCGTAA
- a CDS encoding iron-containing redox enzyme family protein: MNIVETLKKDVETHPILRSQWLLERSASMSFNDLILWLSQEYFVSIGFVDWFLLVAAKTRDQNAKIVLVENIWGELGEGKIADTHVSILIEFLTKLNFDFGNHKILPETKTYLDKMESIIAKGFFYGLGALGPANEYLLKLEYSQIALAYKKLKTEMTLPEGKFFQVNLEADEGHSQRMFELIEETAITDESKNQVIEGNLLALVAREDFYKGLSRLDKERLTKV, translated from the coding sequence ATGAACATAGTGGAAACTTTAAAAAAGGATGTGGAAACTCATCCCATCCTTAGATCGCAGTGGTTGTTAGAACGAAGTGCCTCAATGAGTTTTAATGACTTAATTTTATGGCTAAGCCAAGAATACTTTGTGTCAATTGGCTTTGTAGATTGGTTTTTGTTAGTGGCTGCCAAAACAAGAGACCAAAACGCAAAAATAGTCCTTGTGGAAAATATTTGGGGAGAACTTGGAGAAGGAAAAATTGCAGACACTCACGTTTCCATTCTCATTGAATTTTTAACAAAATTAAACTTTGATTTTGGCAACCATAAGATCCTACCCGAAACCAAAACGTATTTGGATAAAATGGAGTCCATCATTGCAAAAGGATTTTTTTATGGGCTTGGAGCTCTCGGTCCTGCAAATGAATACCTATTAAAATTGGAATATTCTCAGATTGCTCTTGCATACAAAAAACTAAAAACGGAAATGACCCTTCCCGAAGGGAAATTTTTCCAAGTAAATTTGGAAGCAGATGAAGGTCATAGCCAACGTATGTTTGAGTTGATTGAAGAAACAGCCATCACAGACGAATCAAAGAACCAAGTGATCGAAGGAAATTTACTGGCTCTAGTGGCAAGGGAAGATTTTTACAAAGGACTTTCTCGTTTGGATAAAGAACGCCTTACGAAAGTTTAG